One part of the Trichoplusia ni isolate ovarian cell line Hi5 chromosome 2, tn1, whole genome shotgun sequence genome encodes these proteins:
- the LOC113506840 gene encoding trypsin-1-like yields the protein MFKLLFLGLNFLSTVTLFELDFSIFPTVDDLIYGPAPFDDRIVGGKEANIEDHPYQVSFIVNNSYFCGGFIVSENYILTAAHCAQNVDPSTVVLRAGSSWRKNGTIIPIAEVIPHPQYDSPRFDKDVAVMRTAEPIEFTETIQPIDLPKKGSSMKDNSIVMVSGWGRTEQGASSIPERLMDVEIPVVPYWQCYAVYFTVLTRNMWCGGNFVLGGKGTCQGDSGGAAIQNNVVRGIVSFGRGCGQRFSPGVFADMAAPTIRDFVTEHTGL from the exons ATGTTTAAGCTTTTGTTTCTCGGTTTGAATTTTTTGAGTACTG TAACACTCTTCGAACTGGACTTTTCAATCTTTCCTACTGTCGATGACCTGATCTACGGTCCAGCTCCCTTCGACGACAGAATAGTTGGAGGCAAGGAGGCTAACATAGAGGACCATCCGTACCAAGTGTCCTTTATAGTGAACAACTCTTACTTCTGTGGAGGCTTCATTGTCAGTGAGAACTACATCCTGACTGCGGCTCATTGTGCTCAAAA TGTGGACCCATCAACcgtggtccttcgagccgggaGTTCGTGGCGCAAAAATGGAACCATTATACCAATAGCAGAAGTGATACCACACCCGCAGTACGACAGCCCGAGGTTCGACAAAGACGTGGCCGTGATGAGGACAGCTGAGCCAATAGAGTTTACTGAAACCATTCAGCCGATTGATCTTCCTAAGAAGGGTAGTTCCATGAAGGATAATTCTATTGTCATGGTCAGCGGGTGGGGCAGGACTGAG CAAGGTGCAAGCTCGATTCCTGAGCGATTAATGGACGTGGAAATACCAGTAGTACCCTATTGGCAGTGTTATGCGGTGTATTTCACAGTACTTACAAGGAATATGTGGTGCGGAGGCAACTTCGTTCTCGGCGGCAAAGGGACTTGTCAG ggTGATTCCGGTGGTGCCGCAATACAGAACAATGTTGTTCGTGGTATAGTCTCCTTCGGTAGGGGCTGTGGGCAGCGTTTCTCCCCGGGCGTGTTTGCAGACATGGCCGCACCGACTATCCGGGACTTTGTTACCGAACATACGGGTCTGTAA
- the LOC113506857 gene encoding proton-coupled amino acid transporter-like protein pathetic isoform X2 has protein sequence MEKTKPSAPPIHTISDNYSSKIELAYNGSREDLDPYIPSAHRPIGSNTSSFGALAHLLKASLGSGVLAMPLAFKNAGLVVGSIGTLIIGFVCCHVIHVLVKTSQQLCVELKRPSLGYADTCDLVFQHGPKPVRKFAPFARELADWALALTHMGACCVYVVVIAESFRQVSVVYGGPNWSVTVYCGLTLVVLIPLTQITKLKYLVPFSALANFVWLGSICISIYYCLKDQPRIADRNLVTSISGIPTFISTSLFAMEGIGVVMPIENEMKKPQHFLGCPGVLNVAMTAIAVMYGFVGFTGYLKFGEEVRGSLTLNLPQDEVLAQTAKILVACVMLLSFALVYYVPVDVVWRKVQDKIPARGHRWALAGVRFVGACFLVGIASAVPRLELFMELVGAVCLSVMGLLLPAIVETVWRWNKDVTLWSFVVWKNVVIGVFSLVAMFSGVTYAIMAIVEEL, from the exons ATGGAGAAAACGAAGCCTTCAGCGCCTCCTATTCACACCATATCTGACAACTATAGCTCAAA AATCGAGCTAGCTTACAATGGATCTAGAGAAGACTTGGATCCTTACATACCATCTGCGCACAGACCTATCGGATCGAATACTTC GAGTTTTGGTGCCTTAGCTCACTTGCTGAAAGCATCTCTCGGATCTGGAGTGCTGGCGATGCCTCTCGCCTTCAAAAACGCTGGTCTTGTGGTCGGCAGCATCGGAACCCTCATCATCGGCTTCGTGTGTTGTCATGTTATACATGTCCTG GTAAAAACGTCACAGCAGCTATGTGTGGAACTTAAAAGGCCATCGCTGGGATACGCGGATACTTGTGACTTAGTATTCCAACACGGACCGAAACCAGTGAGGAAGTTTGCACCGTTCGCTCG GGAGCTTGCAGATTGGGCGTTAGCATTAACACACATGGGTGCCTGCTGTGTTTATGTTGTGGTCATTGCGGAATCATTTAGACAA GTATCAGTAGTCTACGGAGGTCCAAACTGGTCGGTGACAGTGTACTGCGGGCTGACCCTCGTGGTACTGATACCGCTCACTCAGATCACCAAACTGAAGTACTTGGTGCCGTTCTCAGCGCTCGCGAACTTCGTGTGGCTCGGATCTATCTGTATCTCCATATACTACTGCTTGAAAGACCAGCCCAGGATCGCTGATAGGAACCTGGTTACCTCCATCAGTGGGATCCCTACGTTTATTAG TACAAGTCTGTTCGCGATGGAGGGTATTGGCGTGGTGATGCCCATTGAGAACGAGATGAAGAAGCCACAGCACTTCCTGGGTTGTCCAGGAGTCCTGAATGTGGCCATGACAGCCATTGCCGTGATGTACGGCTTCGTCGGATTCACTGGCTACCTGAAGTTTGGAGAGGAAGTCAGGGGAAGCTTGACACTTAATTTGCCGCAGGATGAAGT tctGGCGCAAACGGCGAAGATCTTGGTGGCCTGTGTGATGCTGCTGTCCTTCGCTCTTGTATACTACGTACCAGTTGACGTCGTGTGGAGGAAGGTGCAGGACAAGATCCCTGCGCGAGGACACCGGTGGGCCTTGGCTGGTGTCAGATTCGTTGGCGCGTGTTTCTTAG TGGGAATCGCCAGCGCCGTACCAAGACTGGAACTCTTCATGGAGCTGGTGGGAGCCGTGTGCCTGTCCGTCATGGGGCTCCTCCTCCCAGCCATCGTGGAGACCGTCTGGCGGTGGAACAAGGACGTAACCCTTTGGTCCTTCGTCGTCTGGAAGAACGTCGTCATAGGAGTCTTCTCCCTGGTGGCCATGTTCTCCGGAGTCACGTATGCCATCATGGCAATAGTTGAAGAACTGTGA
- the LOC113506857 gene encoding proton-coupled amino acid transporter-like protein pathetic isoform X1 translates to MVLRSYSSVITNTLSLLLCCVNSLFFGLIILKRVFDCLIGTMPKCTVTRIGFTYTIELAYNGSREDLDPYIPSAHRPIGSNTSSFGALAHLLKASLGSGVLAMPLAFKNAGLVVGSIGTLIIGFVCCHVIHVLVKTSQQLCVELKRPSLGYADTCDLVFQHGPKPVRKFAPFARELADWALALTHMGACCVYVVVIAESFRQVSVVYGGPNWSVTVYCGLTLVVLIPLTQITKLKYLVPFSALANFVWLGSICISIYYCLKDQPRIADRNLVTSISGIPTFISTSLFAMEGIGVVMPIENEMKKPQHFLGCPGVLNVAMTAIAVMYGFVGFTGYLKFGEEVRGSLTLNLPQDEVLAQTAKILVACVMLLSFALVYYVPVDVVWRKVQDKIPARGHRWALAGVRFVGACFLVGIASAVPRLELFMELVGAVCLSVMGLLLPAIVETVWRWNKDVTLWSFVVWKNVVIGVFSLVAMFSGVTYAIMAIVEEL, encoded by the exons ATGGTGTTACGTAGTTATAGTTCCGTAATTACTAACACTTTGTCACTCTTACTTTGTTGtgtaaattcattattttttggtttaattatattaaaaagagtttttgatTGTCTAATTGGCACCATGCCCAAGTGTACCGTCACACGCATTGGATTCACATACAC AATCGAGCTAGCTTACAATGGATCTAGAGAAGACTTGGATCCTTACATACCATCTGCGCACAGACCTATCGGATCGAATACTTC GAGTTTTGGTGCCTTAGCTCACTTGCTGAAAGCATCTCTCGGATCTGGAGTGCTGGCGATGCCTCTCGCCTTCAAAAACGCTGGTCTTGTGGTCGGCAGCATCGGAACCCTCATCATCGGCTTCGTGTGTTGTCATGTTATACATGTCCTG GTAAAAACGTCACAGCAGCTATGTGTGGAACTTAAAAGGCCATCGCTGGGATACGCGGATACTTGTGACTTAGTATTCCAACACGGACCGAAACCAGTGAGGAAGTTTGCACCGTTCGCTCG GGAGCTTGCAGATTGGGCGTTAGCATTAACACACATGGGTGCCTGCTGTGTTTATGTTGTGGTCATTGCGGAATCATTTAGACAA GTATCAGTAGTCTACGGAGGTCCAAACTGGTCGGTGACAGTGTACTGCGGGCTGACCCTCGTGGTACTGATACCGCTCACTCAGATCACCAAACTGAAGTACTTGGTGCCGTTCTCAGCGCTCGCGAACTTCGTGTGGCTCGGATCTATCTGTATCTCCATATACTACTGCTTGAAAGACCAGCCCAGGATCGCTGATAGGAACCTGGTTACCTCCATCAGTGGGATCCCTACGTTTATTAG TACAAGTCTGTTCGCGATGGAGGGTATTGGCGTGGTGATGCCCATTGAGAACGAGATGAAGAAGCCACAGCACTTCCTGGGTTGTCCAGGAGTCCTGAATGTGGCCATGACAGCCATTGCCGTGATGTACGGCTTCGTCGGATTCACTGGCTACCTGAAGTTTGGAGAGGAAGTCAGGGGAAGCTTGACACTTAATTTGCCGCAGGATGAAGT tctGGCGCAAACGGCGAAGATCTTGGTGGCCTGTGTGATGCTGCTGTCCTTCGCTCTTGTATACTACGTACCAGTTGACGTCGTGTGGAGGAAGGTGCAGGACAAGATCCCTGCGCGAGGACACCGGTGGGCCTTGGCTGGTGTCAGATTCGTTGGCGCGTGTTTCTTAG TGGGAATCGCCAGCGCCGTACCAAGACTGGAACTCTTCATGGAGCTGGTGGGAGCCGTGTGCCTGTCCGTCATGGGGCTCCTCCTCCCAGCCATCGTGGAGACCGTCTGGCGGTGGAACAAGGACGTAACCCTTTGGTCCTTCGTCGTCTGGAAGAACGTCGTCATAGGAGTCTTCTCCCTGGTGGCCATGTTCTCCGGAGTCACGTATGCCATCATGGCAATAGTTGAAGAACTGTGA